Genomic window (Nicotiana sylvestris chromosome 7, ASM39365v2, whole genome shotgun sequence):
TAGGATAATTAGACCTCGATTTTGTAAAGGCCGATGCAATCTGATGAGGTGGCTAAGGGTGAACTCGATCTCGGCCTTTTCAgcgaaaaatctcatcatcaacatGATCTGTTAGAAAGATGGATGGATCTGAGCCAAAGTAACTCGATATCTTCGACAGAATTCAAGCACGAGTCGATCGAGAGGGCCTAATATAAAAGGGTACGTGTACACATTTAGAAACCCCTCTACACAGACCATAATATCCTCTTCCCGGGAGGGTATCTGCAGCCTCACCTTTTCTCTCCATCCACAGTCTCTCCTCACATCCTCGAGGTGTCTCTTTTCTATTGATCGAATGAACCTCGATGCATGTTCTTGATGGCCCAAAACGTCAAAAGGTTTCTCTATCGTAAAATCTTTCATCGAGATGAAACAGTTTGAAGTTAGCTTGCCAAAACCGGCGGTGTACCACCGGCCGGGCGGGAAGCAGAGGTGGGACTTCCCTATTTCAGGTGAGAGGATTTGGGCATGGTAGCCATGATTCCTTCAAAATAAGAAAGGGAAGATGAAAACTCAGGCGAAAGCTTTAATCTGATGCGGCACTAGAACTAGCGCAAAAAAAAGGAACTCTATAGAGAAAGGGAGTTTCACAAAGCGGTAAAGCCCTCAATGAAAGGAAAGAAAGTATATATAATAAGAGCGACAACTATTCATTAATGTTTATAGCCAATCAGCTCTGACAAAACAATTAagactttttgggaaaatgtaCCGACGGGGCCATTTAGGTCACTTCATGGTCATGTCACAGGAATGACGTCACCATATAGTTTTCTAGGGATCAAGGAGTCAAATCGATTACCTACCAACCCGACCTAGGGAAGGTATGCGATTAAAACCAGAACAACCCGATCTCAAGGGTCTCTGTTACTCCAAGACCGAGCTCGAATGAGTTAAATTCAAGCTCGAAGCTTGACTTTGGCATGAACACTAAAAGGCAAAACTTTAAAGACATTAAACAAGAAAATCCTTTGcattccaaaaatatatttacaaaggtgcatttacaaaactctCATGCGGAGTCCTcatataaaagaagaagaagtaaaaagagCAAAGGTGGCCTAGTCTTCATCTTCGCTACTCCCCGAGATACTTGTAGAGCCCTCGTCTGAAGTAGTCGGAGCTACTGACTCCTATTCCAAGGCCTTCTCTTCTTCGATCTCGGTAGATAGATCAAAACCCTTGGCATGCACTTCCTCAAAGGCCTGCCTCTTAGCTTCTAATCGAGCATGTGCAAGGGCGTGAGCCAGTTTGAGCTCGGCCTCTTCAGATATCTCCCTTGCTCGAGTATTCGCTGCAGCAGTATCTTCCCAATACGAGAATATGAGTGCATCTACTTCAGACTTGGCCGTGGATAACGCGATAGCCGACTCAGCATGAAGCGCCTTGAATTGGTGAGCCTCCACTTTAGCACCTTGAAGAAGACTCTGAGTCGAGGCCAGCTCCCCTCGGAGGACATGCTATCCTTGTACCACTTCGTTCAAGGATGTCGACATCTTTGGCCGCAATCTCCTCCCGAAGTTGCCCCGCTAGGGAATCCTTTCACTCAATCTGCAAATGCCGAGTCAAGGTAATAAACACTAAGTTATGAAAACAAAGGGAAAGATCATAAATACCGAACTACCTGCTCGATGAAGTTGGCCCGCTCTTGGAGCACTTTCTTCGAGCTTGCTCAAAGGTTGTTCAGCTCCTTCTCCCTTCGGGCATATAGAGTTTTTAGCTCATTCGACTCCGAAGTGAGCATCTCGAACTCCTCCTCACAATGAGTCAGTTTAGCTCGTAACTTGGAAAGGCATGGTCGTACAACATTGTGACCTATAGCACGAAGTAAAGAAGTTAGAAAACAAAGATCAAAACTCAAGGCACAAAGGTTATGTCAAAAATCGCCTGTTTTTGGAGTTTTGCAGCCTCCTCGAGAACGATTGGGGCATCGAGATCAGCATCCTCTTCAACACCGGCAAAAGAATCTCCAAATGCATCATCCTCTCCCTGGGATGACCCTACATCGGGAGTCTCCCTGTTCTGGGCATCCCGTATTTGCCCTGGGGGAAATGACGGGCCTGGTTGAAGATCGCCTATGGCATCAACCTCTATTGGGGCTTCCACTCACCCCCGAAGGGCCTCAGAGTTGGATCCTCCGAATGTACCAACCAAGTGCTCATCGGCACAAGTTGTATCCTGTTCAATGGTCATCTCGGGGACTGCATCCAAACCCTCCTCCAGGGTCTCCTCAATACGAGGTGGGATCGCATCGGCCACCTCTGACTCGGCAGTCTCTGCCCGGTAACCTTCGAAGCATCAGCATTTCGTCTTGCCCTATGTACCAGTGGGCAACCGTCATCATCTTCGTCTTCAGTGCGAAGACTCTCAGCAGCTGCTTGGAGTTATGACCATTGCATTGGCCCTAGGCTTTCAAGCCTTAGCTTTCTTTGGTTTCGGGGACTCCGCTGACGtctccttctttttctttatatCTTTGGCGAGTTTTTGGGTCTCCTCTTCGCCAAGAGGAGGCAGTCTTATTGAAACGGCTTCCCCGAGGCCTGCACAAGCGTAAAATGTCAAACATACCGCCAAGAAATCTATTTATAAGGAACTTAGAAGTGACAGTGGTGAGGGcgtaccatgatttttggcctcccattGAGTTTTGGCCAAATTACGCCAAACGTGCTTGTCGTATGAGGAGGTAGAGTCTAAGAGATTAACCTAGACTGGGAGGTCTTTGACCATACTGGGGAACCACACGGTGGCTACGCAACCGGAGGAGAATCAATTCAAAAAAGAAAGGAATTAGTTTGAAAGGGGAAAAGAGGACATTCAGATGATAAAACATGCTCGGTGTAATGATAATTACGTCTCACATTCTATTCCTCATGGGATGGCATCTTCTCGGCAGGGATGAGGTCCAAAATCCTGACTCGAACGAAGCCACTCATCCACCCCCGGTCTTTATCTTCGTCGATGCTGGCAAAAAATGCTTTGGTAGATCGACGCTGCAGTTTGACTAGGCCCCCTCGATAGAGATGAGGGCTATACAATCTAATCAGATGATCGAGGGTAAAAGGCATCCCCTCAACCATGTTCGAGAAATATCTAATCAAATAGACGATTCTCCAAAAATAGGGATAAATTTGACCAAGCGTCACTCGATATTGTCAACAAAAATTGAGGATCACCGGGTCTATCGGTGGAGAAGAAAAATCTACAAGACCTAAGGTAAAGGGATAGGTATATACGCTGAGGAAACCAGCTCTATGTGTAGTTATATCCTCTTCCGATAAAAGGATCTCTACTTGTACCGCCTCTCCCTAGTGGCAATCTATTTTCACCTTCTCTATGTCGGTTATTAGACTAATATAccgagacatgggctcgcatTGGCCCGGTACCGAAGAAGGTTTATCAATTTTGAAATCGAAGGATGTCTCGAAGGGCCCAGGAATATACTCCTCAATACGAGGAGGCGCTATTTTTTTGCTCTTAGACGAGCATAACAAAGAAAAGGCTTCCTCTTTTTGAGGTATtgtcttagaagttttggccatggTTATAACAAAGTTTCAAAGTGAGCTGACAAAGAAGTGAACACAGAAGAAGGATGAAGACTGGAAACTATTAACAaagatttgaaaatttgaagatgtTGTAAAGGTTTAAAAGATAGGGAATTTGAGTATTTATAAGAGTCATCTAAGTATATTGGAGGAGTTGAAAGAGCGACCAATAGCGGTTCGTGGGATTTTTAAGAACCGTATTGACAAGACCTTTGTACAACTTTTCGGTCACATCATTTAATGATCTCACGTTGCTGACATCACAATGGGGGTATCGAAGAGGCAAGAACTCAAGATTGTTTCTTaccatttcattctaagaaacgcggggactatctgtatacgaccAAAATCGGGGAGTTCGACTTTGGGGTTACTGTGGCACTCCACGCCCGACCTCGAGAAGCTCGATGCAGAATTTGAAGTTTGACCCTGAGGCGCGTCCTCGAGGGAGCATATCGAAGGTTCAATGTGATCAATCTCGGAGCAGTACAAATCGATGATTGTCATGGAAAGGCGGGAAAGCTCCCAAGGACACGTGGTTAGAGCTCATGACCaggtctgcaagaatagtacaattTCGTACTGAGCCATTATACAGTTGTACCAATAGCATTTATTAggcatgtactatgttgggattctcccctcctatataaagggaacccttgtcattttgtaacacaGACGAGAATTCAATACAATAGAACATTCTCTGCTTTTCTTGCCTAAACGTGCTCAACAATTATTCTACAGATCTATTgcttgttcatttattgttcacTTATTGTTCTCCATTTATTGCACATTATTAACCGCAAAAGGCTATCTTCGAGGCCTTCGAtatcattgtttcttcatcaattGTTCATTGCTAACTGCCCTAACTAGACCTCGAGGCCCCTTGTTCCAGCCAGCTCAAGGCCCAGTCTTACGACAGCATTGGTTTGCATatcttattttctttacttacacttagcatctattgtctaacaactagtattgaaataaatcacatatttttataaccacaaaattaaatataattgttaataccattttcaaggtaaacacgcGCACACCCACATTACAGAATGTTGATCAAGCATACATTAACAGTTAGATTTTAAAAGGCAGTCCAGGATATTTCCATGAACATATATTAACACAATATAATTAAGTACATGTATATATGTTGTAAATGCTAGTATGTTGTGTTGCTTTTAAATAAGAATAGTTGCAGACAAAACTTTGGACCGGTCATATTGTACAGTTATGTTTTCTTCCAATAAATGTTTGGTCCAAACTATTAAGAAAGACCTAACTGAGAACTGAAATATGAACGTGATAAAATTTAAAGAGTGATAATTTGTGAATAAAATGAAATACTATAATTGAGTGATAATATTTAAGTTGCACATTGTTTTTATTTTACTATCTCTGTGACTTAGCATGATCATGGATACTGTATCTGTACTGCACGAGATAAAAacaaagccttttcttttttcgcAATGCTTGGTTGTTTTAAaagatttatttaatttatttaggGGGTGGGGAATGGGCATGTTGACCCCACAACTATTATATACTTAATCCGTTTTGCTTTGCGTGATAAGTACTACTCTATTTTATTTTTAGTCTATTCTAAAGTAATTCTTTCATAAAATTAGATACAATTCAAATTAAGCTTCTTATTTATACTTAATGACAATTTTCCCCTCACTCGTCTTGGTAAATATTCTATAGCTTGGTCAGTAGTCAattgatttctttctttttccatttttttcttctCCCTTTGGTCATGTGGTATAGTTTTCCGTGTAATTTCACTCGCACCACAAGTTTAATGATTGGTCTATTTGTCAAGAAATGTCGAGTCGAAAGGTAATAGACtgaaaaaaacccaaaaaaaagaaaaaggcgTTGACGAAGGATAAAGGATTTTCCATTTGGAAAAGCCTCATTCGTACAGAAGGCCCCATTTGCAACGTGTTACACGTTCTCCTCGCTTTCTATAAATAGACTCAGGTGTCTAGGAAAGAGGTACGTACAGTTTCTCCACTTAGTTATAACTCTGTGTGTGTGTTATTCCTGGAGAGAAGAGAGTGAGAGATGGTGAGAACAACTAGCTACGACGAAAATGGAAAGAAGAAGGGGACTTGGACTCCTGAAGAAGACAGGAAGTTAGCAGCATATGTTACCAAATATGGCTGCTGGAACTGGCGCCAACTTCCCAAGCATGCTGGTGAGAATTATATTGGTTCATTTTAATGTTTAatttgagaatatatatatatatatatatatattatattttcttTCACATATATTAACTGATTATTGTTTCTTGTATGTAAAGGTTTAGCAAGGTGTGGAAAGAGCTGCAGACTTCGATGGATGAATTACTTAAGGCCTAATATTAAAAGAGGGAATTACACCAAAGAAGAAGACGACATCATCTTGAAGCTGCATGCTCAACTTGGAAATAGGTACTTCTTAATTCTATACGTCCATTTTTACTAGCTAATTAACACATGCATGCCAATGCCAGCCGAGTGAGCTACCTGCGGAATTGAACAAATTAATCATATAGACAGTCAAACATCTCTATAACAGTCTCGTCTGTTCCGATATTTTTTGACTGCTATAGTAAAATATTATTACTCcgtataacataacataaaaaattGTTCCAGAGAAAACTTGGCTGTTATATATACTGAGGTGTTGTTATAAAGGATGCTTGTTATAGAGAGGTGTGACTGTAGTTCCTTGCATGCAGGTGGTCGACAATTGCTGCACACTTGCCTGGAAGATCAGACAATGAGATAAAAAATCATTGGCACACCTCTCTTAAGAAGCGCGCTAATTATTATGCGCCAAATTCAAGTGATAGTGAAAGTAAGAGTATGAATGAGGCCAGCGGTACAAGAAGAAAGAGTGTGGAAAATCAGAATGCAATAAGTCCTACTAATCTGGAATTAAGTTCCCAAATGTCACCTAAGCAATCATCAAGTGAACAACTCTCATGTTACACCACTGATTATCAAGTTATTCAAGAAGAAGGAATATTAATGGAAAATAGTGGAAGCTTTTGGACAGAACCATTTCTAGTGGATACTAGTTTCAGCAGTAGAAGTACTGATTACGTAGTTCCTTCAATTGATTGGGAACTTGTCTGTCCGCCTTCGCCTTTTATAGGTCATGAATTTCTTTCCTCGTTTGACTTAGATGATTACAATTGTTAACAACTAATACCCAAAGAAGTATAGCGTTTTGTCTCTTTACTCATATATATCATCGTTCTCTGACTTAAATCATTTGCTACGGCTTGAATGTTATCGCAAAATGTAATTTAATTTTATCATAAACTAATATTTTATGAAGAATCTATATAAACAAAGTTATGATCTGTACTGTCAGAAAATATACATGTTCTGATTTTGCTTGAGTGTTACAGATAATTGCACAAATGTGATTAATCAAAATGCTATAACACCATATACGTTACTTCTTACATGAATCTATGCTAATTATGAAAATTACTTGCATATAAGAACACACACATAATTCGAGAAACTAAATAGATTGACAATCAGTTTTATGAAATTCGTAGAGAAAAGTATAATTAAAGGTTTCATAAACTCAGAAAGAGTTTCTGTAGCTAGTGATTATTTCGCATAAATTGTATGCAGTAACAATATAAAAATTATTAATATAATCATGTCAgtttaaaataatacaaataaattttttttaataatcacTAATTGATAACctataaaattagaaaaataatatGTTGCTATAACATATCAAATTGCACAGATAATACGATATTTTTACATTACTCTCACTCATATCTTTTGCATAAATAATCATAGAATAATTGATTTCGTGTGACGTATGAAATTTTTTCTATAACTGGCCACTTAATCTTCTATAAAGACGTCATACGAAAGCAAAGTGTGAAAATATTTGTATTCTCATTCCTATTTGCACTAACACGAAGGCAAAGTGTGAAAATCTGTTTTTGAGTTGTCACGGTAGATAGTTATTACAGGATTCTTATCTTGCCTTTTGGCTGTTACCAAGTATCTTCCCTGTACAATTAATAGTTTATGGATGTTGGCGGGCACTTTCTATAACAACGACAAATGAGAAAAAGTTATGTCATCACTCCATAGAATATTTAATCTTGAGAATAAATGTAGTTTATTTTCAAGTATTTCGTACGTAATTTAAAATGTTATTATGACTAATCCAATTTGTCAGTTTTGCCAATTAAATTCCTACAATAATGAATACATATAACTTTACGATTATCTCAACGAAGACAAAAAACATAAATGTAATTTTAAAAGTTCAAATACAACAAGTGAGATAGCTGTCAAATCACTAAGAGGCCATCGCTTTCGGAAGAATAAACATAAGATGGAATTAAGTACCAGAATTTGTCCAACATAATGGGGAAGCAATTTTTTTATTGGATTACAGGTGTACAAtgtgaagaaagaaaaaaaactccATGATATACACACAATAAGAAAACGTTCTAGCTTTTATATCTCATACTTTGTAGTTACTTTATTTTCTTGAGGCTAACTTTGTCTCTGTTTAATAGGAAAAATCGTTTATTTGCTTTAATACTGGTTTTGATAAACAAACGAGTTAAAGGCAAGTTAACCCTTCGTCAATTAATTTGATCTGTGCGAACCTTATGAAAGTTTGCGATAAAAAATGCTACCTATGAACAACAAGACAATGCTCAAGATACCAATAGAATAATCCACTCTTTGTATTGGCTGGTTTTTTTTTAGAATCATACAGAGAGAGAAAAGAcggggaaaaaaaagaaaagagaaatggCTTTGTCGTTGTAATGGACATGATCTCTAGATTCATTGAGATGCTAACTATATAAAACAAGCAAAATCCTTTTCTCTGATAACACACCCTTTGACAGTGCAAAAAGAACTGTTGAAACGTGTCTCTGGTTCAGCACAAAGCATGATGATTGCTGTTACAAGTGCTTGCAATGCAATTTCCTCTTTGTTTCTGCAGGAATTTAGCGAAGTCCACTCTTTTTTAGCCCATTTAGTCTGCACGAAGAAGCCCAAAAGCTTATTACGAAGAGGGGCAAGTGCACATATAGCCAGTTTCAAGAAACTATTTAGAGATTAATCACTTCTTATTTTTatcctgaaattttaaactaaaattttTAACTTCAAGacaatttatgatatttttgtcTCAAAAATTTAAACTGAAAAACTGAAATTCAAGATGCACTggtgatgacgtccaaatccactactaaaaaataAATGGATACGATCGCGTGCAATATAATATGGCCAACTATGAGTCGGGATCGAATCCGCGATCACGAAGAGCATAATCTAGCAACAGttcatttttctcattttaaCTTATTTTGACTTGTTTTAATCCATATCTTCTCTAAATCATTTGATACCTGAAATATGCCAATAAATCTCAACAAATGTCTTAATTTCTCAACAAAATTATACAAAAGTCTAAGTATCCAGAAAAAATAatttggtaaaataccaacttatcaactGGCTAATTCTTAAATAGCAGCACTTAAGAGTGACTACCTGGTGTTATTTCTATAAAATACCATTAGGCTTCTTTATTTGGTTTCTTGATTGGTACACGCTATATCAGGTCATCTAAAAAAGAACTAAGCCAACTATCGTTAGTGATACAACATCTAAAACTTCATGATTCGCCTACCTTTCAACAAAAATATGAGTTAAAcctttatttcaaacttacttcAGTATTTTTCCTATAAGAAATTTGTCACTCACACAACAATTGTTACGGGAGATTTTTACATAACTATACTATTTTAGAAACTTATTTATTCTCACTACATAAGTTATCGCTTAATTATAATTTGATATACAATTTACCATTTATACCATTACAATCTTCCTCATTGTTTTCTTCTCCGATGAATTTTGGTGCTCAaccaatttttctttttctcgtcACAACCACCGGTGCCTCACTTTTCTTCTTATATCCGCCGTCCCACAACCATCAAGATTGAAACTCCAAAATGAGATCACTCCCAAAAAATAAGTGCTTTTAATATTGCAGGCCAAAAATAGTTAAagttaaatttataaaaattccaatcttCAGATGAAAATTCACAATTACAGAAGCTGAAACAGTTGGATTTGCATTTGGTGAAACAGAAACGTAAACTTATTAAtgatttgttttatctttttggaatcaataactAAATAGTAATAATCAGAACCGACTAAATTAAATTGGAAGACTGAATCTATTAAAAACTCCATGACAGTCATTAAAAatctttgaagctttgaattcaaaaatCTAATTCTGCCAAATTGTTGTTTGCTTGGTTTGGGTGTGTTTGCAAATGATTGAGAATAtcctttggagtttatatctgtaacgacccaaccggtcgttttgagaattagcaTCCCATTCGGTGGCTTGATAGGTTATATGTGTATCCctgttatgttttgatgatctaacaaacttactattaagaaccagataaggaacctgttaaaTATCCTGAAGAACTCAAGATCAACAAGTCTCCGGTGGGGAACACTattcaactcttcagagtcaAAGGAACAGCAGAGGGAAAAGATATCTATCAGTTCCCGATGAGACTGTACAAGTCAACTGTCCCAACTGTAAATttgctgcctgcacacgctacagtacagaaacagtgcaacagtcaacttTATGAGGAATGCTCTTTACCTaacttgcttacatcattcaagtgatgtaaCAAATGAGATATTAATATcaagaaaaggtaaaacaaattACTTGCATATTCAAAAAACTCATCAAGCATTCTCTCAAGTTTGTGTCAATCTTGCAATTGACTCCCaagggcatcaagaacaaagaacaacataaCCAAGGACCAGTTCCATGTATTGAAGTTATTACATGTCCTTAGTTGTGTTATACCTTTGTTAAAGCACTctacttgtaattcctacttagctcagttagaagcattgtgtaggaaatctttgtaattcataaaCCCCTGTGTTTGTGCCTTGGCTAAggttagtcgagttgtaaagtctttgtaatagagtttttacaaagtggcttgtaataaagtgttacaagttagtgagggattaagaggttaattcctaggtttaAAATCTTTATAATATAGTTATTACAAAGTGTCTTGTAATAgagtgttacaagttagtgagggattaagaggttaattcatAGGTTGTAATCTGAAAGTTGATCAAtaatgaagttgaaatcctacaagggtaggtcgtggttttttgatcccatGAGCTGGGAGTTTTCCACATAAAACTCCATTATGCCATTTACTTACTGCAGTGTGTGTATGTTCTGTGGGAACTAATAGAGAACCCGAttctctatagagtttggtggacccttaaatTCTATCATGGCTTAAGGTCTTGAGCAGCTTcgtattatgtattatgactgcGTGTGTGGCTGAGTTCGAATTTCGGACGATTCGAGATCAATTCGCAAGGTTAAGAGGTTTGACCGTGAGTTAATTTTATCGATATCGGGCTCGAAAGTTTAATTCCTACAATAACCAATATATCATAACTTTACGATTATTTCAACAAAGACA
Coding sequences:
- the LOC104246498 gene encoding transcription factor MYB4-like isoform X1 — its product is MVRTTSYDENGKKKGTWTPEEDRKLAAYVTKYGCWNWRQLPKHAGLARCGKSCRLRWMNYLRPNIKRGNYTKEEDDIILKLHAQLGNRWSTIAAHLPGRSDNEIKNHWHTSLKKRANYYAPNSSDSESKSMNEASGTRRKSVENQNAISPTNLELSSQMSPKQSSSEQLSCYTTDYQVIQEEGILMENSGSFWTEPFLVDTSFSSRSTDYVVPSIDWELVCPPSPFIGHEFLSSFDLDDYNC
- the LOC104246498 gene encoding transcription factor MYB4-like isoform X2; this encodes MVRTTSYDENGKKKGTWTPEEDRKLAAYVTKYGCWNWRQLPKHAARCGKSCRLRWMNYLRPNIKRGNYTKEEDDIILKLHAQLGNRWSTIAAHLPGRSDNEIKNHWHTSLKKRANYYAPNSSDSESKSMNEASGTRRKSVENQNAISPTNLELSSQMSPKQSSSEQLSCYTTDYQVIQEEGILMENSGSFWTEPFLVDTSFSSRSTDYVVPSIDWELVCPPSPFIGHEFLSSFDLDDYNC